In the Penaeus chinensis breed Huanghai No. 1 chromosome 31, ASM1920278v2, whole genome shotgun sequence genome, one interval contains:
- the LOC125041907 gene encoding rhodopsin-like, which produces MSWNQPPQDTVLPSTNPYGNYTVVDTVPESMLHMVHSHWYQFPPMNPLWYGLLGLWMTIMGTLSLAGNFVVIWVFMNTKSLRSPANLLVVNLAISDFFMMLTMTPPLLINAYWGTWILGGLFCEIYGFLGSFFGCVSIWSMVFITADRYNVIVKGVSAEPLTSGGAMLRIAGTWAFTLAWCLPPFFGWNRYVPEGNMLACGTDYLTETELSRSYLYIYSVWVYLFPLAYIIYSYTFIVKAVAAHEKGMREQAKKMGVKSLRSEEAQKTSAECRLCKVALMTVTLWFVAWTPYFIINWGGMFNRSMVTPLFSIWGSVFAKANAVYNPIVYAISHPKYRAALEKKLPCLACNTEGRDGGASDAGSTATAQSTEKAESA; this is translated from the coding sequence ATGTCTTGGAACCAACCACCTCAGGACACTGTCCTTCCATCCACCAATCCTTATGGGAACTATACAGTGGTAGACACAGTGCCAGAAAGTATGCTACATATGGTACATTCTCACTGGTATCAGTTTCCCCCCATGAATCCCCTTTGGTATGGCCTCCTGGGATTATGGATGACTATCATGGGTACTCTTTCCCTGGCTGGTAACTTTGTTGTCATCTGGGTATTCATGAATACCAAATCTCTACGATCACCAGCCAATCTACTCGTCGTCAACCTGGCCATCTCTGACTTCTTCATGATGCTCACCATGACTCCTCCTCTCCTGATCAACGCTTATTGGGGAACATGGATTCTTGGCGGTCTCTTCTGTGAGATCTACGGTTTCCTCGGTTCCTTCTTCGGCTGCGTGTCTATCTGGTCTATGGTCTTCATCACTGCTGATCGATACAACGTCATCGTCAAGGGAGTATCTGCTGAACCTTTGAcatctggtggagccatgttgaGGATTGCTGGCACTTGGGCTTTCACTCTTGCTtggtgccttcctcccttcttcggatGGAACCGTTATGTGCCTGAGGGTAACATGCTTGCATGTGGCACTGATTACCTGACAGAAACTGAACTCTCTAGGAGTTATCTCTACATCTATTCAGTGTGGGtatatcttttccctcttgcaTACATTATCTACAGCTACACTTTCATCGTCAAGGCTGTTGCTGCTCACGAGAAGGGAATGCGGGAACAAGCCAAGAAGATGGGAGTCAAGTCCCTGAGAAGCGAGGAAGCCCAGAAGACCTCAGCTGAATGCCGTCTGTGCAAGGTTGCTCTCATGACCGTCACCCTGTGGTTCGTGGCATGGACCCCATACTTCATCATCAACTGGGGAGGAATGTTCAATAGGTCCATGGTTAcacctcttttctccatctgggGATCTGTGTTCGCCAAGGCCAACGCCGTCTACAACCCCATCGTGTACGCCATCAGCCATCCTAAGTACCGAGCTGCACTTGAGAAAAAGCTACCTTGCCTTGCCTGTAACACTGAGGGTAGAGACGGTGGTGCCTCTGATGCTGGATCCACTGCCACTGCTCAGAGCACTGAGAAGGCTGAGTCTGcctaa